A stretch of the Procambarus clarkii isolate CNS0578487 chromosome 47, FALCON_Pclarkii_2.0, whole genome shotgun sequence genome encodes the following:
- the LOC138350726 gene encoding uncharacterized protein, whose amino-acid sequence MQFTDTVCRQSAKTLHHVFQQWPRVVTFVAKLFTTDLKASLPYIALCLARYSFTVVIHHHTGHPSSHWSSIITLVIHHHTGHPSSHWSSIITLVIHHHTGHPSSHWSSIITLVIHHHTGHPSSHWSSIITLVIHHHTGHPSSHWSSIITLVIHHHTGHPSSHWSSIITLVIHHHTGHPSSHWSSIITLVIHHHTGHPSSHWSSIITLDIHHHTGHPSSHWSSIITLVIHHHTGHPSSHWSSIITLVIHHQVSNTITNTCTVIYHHFYVEVSVL is encoded by the coding sequence ATGCAATTTACTGACACAGTTTGCCGCCAGAGTGCCAAGACTCTTCATCATGTCTTCCAACAATGGCCACGTGTTGTGACCTTCGTGGCGAAGTTATTCACTACTGATCTGAAGGCTTCTCTCCCGTACATTGCTCTCTGCCTCGCTCGTTACTCCTTCACAGTGGTCATCCATCATCACACTGGTCATCCATCATCACACTGGTCATCCATCATCACACTGGTCATCCATCATCACACTGGTCATCCATCATCACACTGGTCATCCATCATCACACTGGTCATCCATCATCACACTGGTCATCCATCATCACACTGGTCATCCATCATCACACTGGTCATCCATCATCACACTGGTCATCCATCATCACACTGGTCATCCATCATCACACTGGTCATCCATCATCACACTGGTCATCCATCATCACACTGGTCATCCATCATCACACTGGTCATCCATCATCACACTGGTCATCCATCATCACACTGGTCATCCATCATCACACTGGTCATCCATCATCACACTGGTCATCCATCATCACACTGGTCATCCATCATCACACTGGTCATCCATCATCACACTGGTCATCCATCATCACACTGGTCATCCATCATCACACTGGACATCCATCATCACACTGGTCATCCATCATCACACTGGTCATCCATCATCACACTGGTCATCCATCATCACACTGGTCATCCATCATCACACTGGTCATCCATCATCACACTGGTCATCCATCATCAGGTTTCAAACACCATCACAAATACCTGCACGGTAATTTACCATCACTTTTATGTAGAAGTTTCTGTGTTATGA